Genomic DNA from Caloenas nicobarica isolate bCalNic1 chromosome 3, bCalNic1.hap1, whole genome shotgun sequence:
GGCGCCTGGAGCCACACAGTGCGTGGGGAGAGACGGGGCTGCCTTTAACCATTCAGTAAATATAACCACATGGTCACTGAGAGTGTCTTGGTCTCCTTGCCAAGAAAAAGGTCTTCTTAAAGCATGTGCTACCAGGTCAGAGTGAAATGATGGCTGCTCCTCACCTTGCATCCTTCAGCCATTCGATATGCTGCACATTTTGTTTGGGGCTATTTCATTCCTTGTTCAGCTCCCCCATCTCCTCCTCAGCATTCAGTCCCCATCACTTCTCCTTTCTCTAAGACCCACCTCAGATCCAGAGCATCTTCTCTGTTACCTCCCCTTCCCTGTAGCCAGGCCCTGCATGTgacactgcacccccagattCCCAGCTGATCTCTTCCTGCAGAACATCCATCTGGCAATGATCTGACCACCCATTGCCTTCCCTCCTCTAGCCCCTCAGTTGCAAAGTCCTGGGCTTTAGCTTGGTGGTTTaggaagaaacagcagaatgaATGACTGGTAGATGCAATCATTGCAATCATGGCAATCAGTGATGAGGAGCAGTGAGAGGAGTTTCACCTCTGGCCCTCTTGCTTTTATCTAGTTTGGAaggaggggagcagcagccctgcaggacctgctttCCTTCCCACGCACCTGCATGCTGCAAGTATGGGATGGAAACCAAGCAGCCAATTTACCCCCACACTCTCATCCTCAGGGGTGAAATGACAGTCTTGTCTTTAACAGGTATTTCTTAATTTGAGCAATACCTCCCAGAGCATCCAATGATTGTGTAAATATGTCATTCTTGGAAGCAAAGACAGAAAGGACCCACTGAGGATGGTTAGAGAATCTACTCCATGGGCTCAGCAGGCTGCTTGGAAGGAGAGAGTGACTCCAGCCATGCAGATGGGCTGCAGAGGTGCCCAGATATCCCCTCCTTTACACGGGGGCTGTCCCAAAACTCCACTCCTTTCACCAGTTAGTCCAAGGGTGGAAAATCTCCTCAGCCCAGGAACACTGCCGGATCTGTCACTCGAAGCCCAAAACCTGCCCTAGATGACATCCtccaagctgcatttttttccaaatgtctgCAAGACTCGTCTGAGTGAGGTGTGCTTGAATTTAGCCCAGGAttgctgttcctgctgcacGGTCCCTGAAGATGACAGttcccccagcgccccccccgccccttccccagctccgggAGATGTATATAAGgaacaggaggctcaggagGCCTGAGATAACAGGCTGGTTTTGAAACTGTTGGAGATAACGGGCTGGATTTGAAGGTTTTAGAAGCATAAGCAGAGTGAAGCAGCCTGCCTGCGATCTGGGCTCCCAAAATGCGGCTAGAAACGTCCGTGCATCCTTCCTCCGCACCGCCGCTTCTTTCCCTTGGCCTTTGGGGCACTGCTGGGTGGGAttctgccctcctcctccccccccacaaaaaaaaggGTTTGTGAGACCCGGGCTCTGCGGAGCGGCCAAGAgccgcgcccgccccggccaggagcggcggcggggcctgGGAGCGCGTCCCGCCGcgcccccggcacagcccctTGGCTCCGGGACCGGCGGCCAtgggcagcggcagcagccggcggcggggcgcggcggcgggggcggccgggggccACGCGGTGCCCgcgggcggagcggcggcggagaaccgggagctgctggagacGGTGCTGGCCGAGTgcgaggaggcggcggcgctgcccgcccccgcccgccgagCCCCCGCCGGCAGCGGagtccccccgccccgggacgccgggagctgcggggaggcggcggcgggaggcggcggcgggtcCCCCCCCGAGCAGGCGGTaagtgcccggcccggcccccgcggggACCCCGCGACCGGGCGGACGCTCCTGGAGGcgcccccgggacccccctcCCCTGGGGGGTCCCCGCCGGAGCGGGCAGCCCTGGCATAGCGGGGTGAACTGCTGCAGCCGTGGCTTCCTCGCACTGTAAATGGCATTAAATTCTTCTCATCTTTGCTGGCAAACGAGGCTCGGTcccatttgctgctgctttttgcattttctctctgGTGCAAGGGAAATATCGTCCCGAAAAGGTCCATCCCCTTCTCCACTTTCCCTGTGCTATTGaaagtttcttttcctgtcttgtGGAAATAGTTCGACTTTATAAAGTACGGCTCTCGCTTTTCCCTTGGTCAGGCTTGGAAACAGAGGTTTAAAAATCTGAACATAAAGCTGCTGTTTAATGTCTGCCAATCCACTGCAATTGCAGTCTGGCTCTTCCTAATGAAGCATTTCAGGCTCTTTCTGTTTAACAAATAGTGGGTTTGCCTCTGAGGGagcagagaatttttttttttttttttc
This window encodes:
- the CYS1 gene encoding cystin-1, producing MGSGSSRRRGAAAGAAGGHAVPAGGAAAENRELLETVLAECEEAAALPAPARRAPAGSGVPPPRDAGSCGEAAAGGGGGSPPEQAALLTRSSPGPENTTNNHQCPQRDSKKPAGQSTISYDYSEEELMASIEREYGR